CATCAAGTTTTTCAACATTTGCACCATACTCTCTTAATTTATTGCATACTTTTGATGCATCAGAATCAGGTACATCTATTAAGACCTCACCAGACATTGACTCTATATAGGCTCTTTCTACATTGATCAAAACGCCGGTTTCCATTACAGTCTTTGCAATAAGCGGCTCGAATCCGCGCTTTCTGGAAAAACTTACAAGGAGTTTCATTTCATCCATCTCCTGCCAAAGAGTTTTCCAAGATCTATTGCACTCAATAGTCCTGCAAGTTTTCCCTCCTTATCGACAACCGGAAGAGCACTGATGTTATTTCTCTCAAGCTTCATTGCAGCAATATCAACTGCCTCATCAGGAGATGTTGTAATAACATTCTTAGACATGATATCGGCAACTATGTTTTGTTTATTCTCGCGTACAACCGCTTTTGAAATGTCATAGGTTGTAACTATTCCAACCACTTTTCCTTCATTATTGATTACCGGAAGATGGTTTGTCTCATCACGAAGAAGTTTTTTAGCGGCTGTTTTTATCTCTTCCTCCTCTTTGATGCACGTCACTTTTGTGTTCATTATTTCACGAACTGAAGGTGCACGTTTTGATTCTCTCATTGGGTTTACTGAAAGTCTCAAATCTGATTTTATTGTTGGTAGTGACAGAGTGAAATCTCCCTTTTCTATCCAGGCTCTCAGTTCGTTTGCAACCTCTCTTGCTTTTTTGAAACTTGAAAGAGAAGAGGTTCTAACAATTTCATCTTTTATTTCAACAGTTCCGCTCTTTAATTCTGCATAACTCACTTCTATAATATCAGGCCTGTTTCTGCTTGGTACACCATAATCAACAACCGATGTTTTAATGTCTTCATCACGTATGGCAGTGTTTCTGACAACTTCTATATCTGTAACAGGTATCGGGACTCCAAGACCTAAATACAATGAAACACCATAGCCGGTAAAGGAGGCCGCACGAAGAAAATCAGGCGACATATCTTTCAGATTTCCTGTTGTCATCAGGGTTGCAAAAAGACTTGAAGGCGAAGTCTGTGTTCCCTGCCCTATTACCATTCCCCTGGCACCGCACAGGAAAATTGGAACACCGCTTCCAATCATTTTTAATTTTGGATCGTTTATAAGCGGAGATAAACATCCTGCACCAGAGTAGCTGACATTTCCAAAACCGGGGAGTAGTGTACCCATATATGTATGAAGTGTATTTTCGGTTGAATTTGTAGCGGCAGCATATCTTTGGTACGAATTTCTGGGATTGCACATTATTGCCTGATTTAGATCTTCAAGAAGAAGTTCGGTTGTGATTGTTTTTCTGGGGTAGCAGTCCGTGCCTTTGGATGAGGCACGAAGCTCAACCGATTTCCCTGATATGAAATCCTCAAATACATTTGCACCACCGTATTCAATTCCGCGTGTTTCGGATTCCTGTGTTGCTCCAAGATAAGCATCAACTGCGGCTATTCCGGAATATGCTTCCACATCATTAAGCCATGCTCTTTCCATTCGTATTGGAGGATCTGCATGTCCAAAATTGAAGAATACTCCTGATGAACACATAGCGCCAAAGGTACCAGTTGTTACAACATCTACTTCCTTTAGCGCACCTTCTTCACCAAGTTCGGCAACAATGTCAGGCATCTCCTCTGCTGTGACAACTCTTGCATTGCCGTTTCTTATTCTGCTGTTTATTTCTTCAATGGACTTATCCATAATTATATTTCTGATTTTCTGAATATTTAGATATATTGTTTATTACCAACAGTAATATGAAAATATATCACTTCAAAAGAATTAATGAATACACATGGATATTGAAGATTTAATTGATTATCTCAATATAATTGCTCCACCAGAACTGTCTGAAGATTTTGATGAAGGAAGAATAGGATTAATTGTGGAAGGCAGGAAAAATATTGAAAAAATTGCATGCGCTCTTGATGCAACTGAATATACTGTGTCTGAAGCAGTAAAAGCTAAAGCCGATATACTGATTGTTCATCATACACCTATATGGAATCCTGTAACAAAGATCTCAGGGAATTTAAAATCAATTTTAAAAACTTCGTTAAAAGCAGATCTTAACATCTTTGTTATGCACACAAATTTTGATCACGCTGATGAGGGTATAAATCACGCTCTTGCAGAGATTTTAAATCTTGAAAATAGAGAAAAGCTTTCTTTAGGGATACTTGGAAGATGTTGTCTGAATGTGGATGAGCTTTCAAAAATACTTGGTGGAAATATTAGAATTTATAAAAATCCCGGAAAAATCGAAAAACTTGCGGTTGCCGGTGGAAG
The genomic region above belongs to Methanomicrobium antiquum and contains:
- a CDS encoding DUF362 domain-containing protein, with amino-acid sequence MKLLVSFSRKRGFEPLIAKTVMETGVLINVERAYIESMSGEVLIDVPDSDASKVCNKLREYGANVEKLDESVSRDEKECIDCGECISICPQEVFSFDEDWSIQMDTDKCVLCGKCTTACPHGALKLLS
- a CDS encoding Nif3-like dinuclear metal center hexameric protein; the protein is MDIEDLIDYLNIIAPPELSEDFDEGRIGLIVEGRKNIEKIACALDATEYTVSEAVKAKADILIVHHTPIWNPVTKISGNLKSILKTSLKADLNIFVMHTNFDHADEGINHALAEILNLENREKLSLGILGRCCLNVDELSKILGGNIRIYKNPGKIEKLAVAGGSGFDTELIKEAELKGADAYLSSELKHSVLLSAGIPLIESTHYALESPGMKALAKREGWIFIEEKPHLKTVL
- a CDS encoding homocysteine biosynthesis protein; this translates as MDKSIEEINSRIRNGNARVVTAEEMPDIVAELGEEGALKEVDVVTTGTFGAMCSSGVFFNFGHADPPIRMERAWLNDVEAYSGIAAVDAYLGATQESETRGIEYGGANVFEDFISGKSVELRASSKGTDCYPRKTITTELLLEDLNQAIMCNPRNSYQRYAAATNSTENTLHTYMGTLLPGFGNVSYSGAGCLSPLINDPKLKMIGSGVPIFLCGARGMVIGQGTQTSPSSLFATLMTTGNLKDMSPDFLRAASFTGYGVSLYLGLGVPIPVTDIEVVRNTAIRDEDIKTSVVDYGVPSRNRPDIIEVSYAELKSGTVEIKDEIVRTSSLSSFKKAREVANELRAWIEKGDFTLSLPTIKSDLRLSVNPMRESKRAPSVREIMNTKVTCIKEEEEIKTAAKKLLRDETNHLPVINNEGKVVGIVTTYDISKAVVRENKQNIVADIMSKNVITTSPDEAVDIAAMKLERNNISALPVVDKEGKLAGLLSAIDLGKLFGRRWMK